In a genomic window of Prosthecobacter fusiformis:
- a CDS encoding acetyl-CoA carboxylase carboxyltransferase subunit alpha, giving the protein MKHVLEFEKPVVKLREEIEEAKKKLASKPSDKLAAQIVDMEKKAETLLRDIHTNLNPWQRVQISRHINRPFMLDYVKHCCDDFTELHGDRHIGDDHAMPAGFATWGGKKVVVIGHQKGRDTKENLLRNFGSAHPEGYRKALRLMRMAEKFSLPIVTLIDTPGAFPGIGAEERNIAEAIAFNLREMMLLRTPIVAVVIGEGGSGGALGIGIADRVLMMENAYYSVISPEGCAAILWKHREHAPEAASALKLSAQDLSKLGIIDGIVPEPAGGAHNDHFVAAEALKGAVLNAINDLEKLPTAELLEGRYQKFRALGKFTEN; this is encoded by the coding sequence ATGAAACACGTCCTGGAATTCGAAAAACCTGTCGTCAAACTCCGCGAAGAGATTGAAGAGGCCAAGAAAAAGCTCGCCTCCAAACCGAGCGACAAACTCGCTGCCCAAATCGTGGACATGGAGAAAAAAGCAGAAACCCTGCTGCGTGACATCCACACCAACCTCAACCCCTGGCAGCGAGTACAGATCTCACGCCATATCAACCGCCCCTTCATGCTGGACTACGTGAAGCATTGCTGCGACGATTTCACCGAACTCCATGGCGACCGCCACATCGGGGATGACCACGCCATGCCAGCCGGCTTCGCCACCTGGGGCGGCAAAAAGGTCGTCGTCATCGGTCATCAAAAAGGCCGCGACACCAAGGAAAACCTCCTGCGCAACTTCGGCAGCGCCCATCCTGAAGGCTACCGCAAAGCCCTCCGCCTCATGCGCATGGCGGAAAAATTCAGCCTTCCCATCGTCACCCTCATTGATACACCCGGAGCCTTCCCAGGCATCGGTGCTGAAGAGCGCAACATCGCTGAAGCCATCGCCTTCAACCTTCGTGAAATGATGCTCCTGCGCACCCCCATCGTCGCCGTCGTTATCGGTGAAGGTGGCTCCGGCGGTGCCCTCGGCATCGGCATCGCCGACCGCGTCCTCATGATGGAAAACGCTTATTACAGTGTCATCAGCCCCGAAGGCTGCGCCGCCATCCTCTGGAAACACCGCGAGCACGCCCCCGAAGCCGCCTCTGCCCTCAAGCTCAGCGCCCAGGACCTTTCCAAGCTCGGCATCATCGACGGCATCGTCCCCGAGCCAGCCGGTGGAGCCCACAACGATCACTTCGTCGCCGCCGAGGCCCTCAAAGGTGCCGTCTTGAACGCCATCAACGATCTCGAGAAGCTCCCCACCGCCGAACTCCTCGAAGGCCGCTACCAGAAGTTCCGCGCCCTCGGCAAGTTCACCGAGAACTGA
- a CDS encoding LysM peptidoglycan-binding domain-containing protein, with translation MAKAQLKLLLFLIVLGITLGCMAAAFYIYDKILSPDRRVQEEIAGIKKGDMPRMDPGAKRFDAAIDLIKEGRIEEGRDGLFKLINQFPDSPTCVEAKRIVGEINMDQLFAAESKAGKKDYIVQPGDSLALIAGKQGTTIDLLIRLNGLMSTMLQPGDHLTILPLDFSLRVSARSKTVSLWRKAGEKEYFFKEYQALDVRLPPSVRAPTDMEIKGKSAVIDGKVILSTDPLYAEADKWLPGSRGSVILRTPPSSKPAAAPAPEASPKAGQPAAAIPGLDEAPTTGVFLAREDLEEMFALVRNGSKLYFVTR, from the coding sequence ATGGCCAAGGCCCAGCTCAAGCTTCTCCTCTTTCTCATCGTACTTGGGATCACCCTCGGCTGCATGGCTGCAGCCTTTTACATCTACGACAAAATCCTCAGCCCGGACCGCCGAGTGCAGGAGGAGATAGCCGGCATTAAAAAGGGTGACATGCCGCGCATGGACCCAGGGGCGAAGCGTTTCGATGCCGCCATTGACCTCATCAAAGAAGGCCGCATCGAAGAAGGCCGCGACGGCCTCTTCAAGCTCATCAACCAGTTTCCAGACTCCCCGACCTGCGTCGAAGCCAAGCGCATCGTGGGCGAGATCAACATGGACCAGCTTTTTGCCGCCGAATCCAAGGCCGGAAAGAAGGACTACATCGTCCAGCCTGGGGATTCACTGGCACTCATTGCAGGCAAGCAAGGCACCACTATCGACCTGCTCATCCGTCTCAATGGCCTCATGAGCACCATGCTCCAGCCGGGGGATCACCTCACCATCCTGCCCCTGGATTTCAGCCTGCGGGTCAGTGCCCGCTCCAAGACCGTCTCCCTGTGGCGCAAGGCGGGGGAAAAAGAATACTTCTTCAAAGAATACCAGGCCCTGGATGTCCGCTTGCCTCCCTCCGTCCGTGCTCCCACGGATATGGAAATCAAAGGCAAATCCGCCGTTATCGACGGCAAGGTCATCCTTTCGACCGACCCTCTCTATGCCGAGGCAGACAAATGGCTGCCGGGCAGTCGCGGCAGCGTCATCCTCCGCACGCCCCCCTCCTCGAAACCTGCCGCTGCCCCTGCACCTGAGGCATCACCCAAGGCAGGCCAGCCTGCCGCAGCCATCCCCGGTCTTGACGAGGCCCCCACGACCGGTGTCTTTCTCGCCCGTGAAGACCTGGAAGAAATGTTTGCCCTCGTCCGCAACGGCTCCAAGCTCTATTTTGTCACTCGTTAA
- a CDS encoding beta strand repeat-containing protein: MSAAPKRLSAYSSQVLSLLALPFIGTAPLLSQTLYWDTNGSTPGADGPSPSGLWNTTATTFSTESTGTTAPVSWANSGAATAIFAAGSDATGPYTVTLGAGIPLNLAGLTVQSGQLTLASQTADDTLNFGTLPATISIAGGASLLLQAASTGTGGLVKTGTGILELDAASAPGGNYTVNAGELRIASGTTISAGTLSLGGSAGNTSTLTLAAGSTLNLDGNISFLNANTPLAATIQGPGSINLNGSRTITVQNIGSLTDLTIAAVLADGSESSGITKNGPGTLVLQGANTYSGATLLNIGSLIIQGNSGSIASSSELNIAAALTATIGSLADTASVNRLGDTADITLNSSAAGGSTLIYNGPDLAVAGIHQETAGTLTWAGNHRNSLTLQPGDGDQVELRFSSLIRTENPTGYVRGNQLGSAAGTANSSRLFFDTAPTLTGGIVPWLIVHGLEENAIPAFATYDATTGLKAQTGTVAPGSATTGSNVLKSAAGTVSINTSVNVNSWTNSATGNTNLGANVTLGIQSGALLFTSNGNINSGTLDLGSAHPGFFHLVSTGNVTAAISSTITGTQGLTLSGSGTGTRTLTLSGNNTFTGGVNVYTGILNITNAGALNANGTNSLTVQMGGSVRLNGNSITVSGLEGNGNINSFTGSTTAILRVNGGGQFDGTLTNGTNGTLGLTKSGTTALVLAGANTYTGPTVVQNGVLHINATGGNAGTNGSLIGTSSIHVQQGAVLRINNGNANNNNTNRLDDTAPITLSGGTLNFTINGNNIAYSETVGVITLTAGASQISSGQAGDAGGTSTLTISGLATRPVGATLNFSGTGLGTNLRNRVEIGGLTPGFLGGWATVGNDFAKYVADLDSNTVGNQGSVTALTAAEYTTTHANDATTPWSATIHAKPAADQAAAQGINTSREVLSLVLANGIDLTQGGGTLAIISGGLIKLGGTVNTTAAGNRSQINGGTLTAGNSSSAAELFVRVTGANLNIGSVIANNAQGGSVTFVKSGAGTVNLSAANTFTGGVFLNEGSLRANNTTGSATGTGSIVTALGTTFGGSGLITPAANASITVNGSLSIGNLNDTAAADLGIAISGTGTLALNSIVQFDLFTNAGTGTLNPLTAADLLDIDAPSWANISLGSASTLQVATSLTSTSFVAGDSWKLFDWAGIADGTPLVQGSNGFALLDLPTLANGLYWDTSELFTTGYLIVAIPEPGRASLILAGIALGFLRRRR; this comes from the coding sequence ATGTCTGCTGCTCCCAAGCGCCTATCCGCGTATTCAAGCCAGGTCCTTAGCCTGCTTGCCCTTCCATTCATCGGCACAGCTCCCCTCCTTTCCCAGACCCTTTACTGGGATACTAACGGCAGCACCCCTGGAGCCGACGGCCCCTCACCTTCCGGCCTTTGGAATACGACGGCCACCACCTTCAGCACGGAAAGCACAGGCACAACGGCCCCCGTCTCTTGGGCCAACAGTGGGGCCGCCACCGCGATCTTTGCCGCAGGCAGTGATGCCACCGGCCCCTACACTGTCACCCTGGGTGCCGGGATTCCTTTGAACCTGGCCGGTCTCACCGTCCAGAGCGGCCAGCTCACCCTGGCCTCACAAACCGCGGACGACACGCTGAATTTTGGCACCCTGCCCGCCACCATCAGCATTGCCGGTGGTGCCTCCCTCCTCCTTCAGGCCGCCAGCACCGGCACAGGCGGCCTCGTCAAAACCGGCACCGGCATTCTGGAGCTTGATGCCGCATCTGCCCCTGGCGGCAATTACACCGTCAACGCTGGTGAACTGCGCATCGCCAGCGGCACCACCATCTCCGCAGGAACACTGAGCCTGGGCGGTAGCGCAGGAAACACCAGCACCCTCACCCTCGCCGCCGGTTCCACCCTCAATCTGGATGGCAACATCTCCTTCCTGAATGCCAACACCCCGCTGGCAGCCACCATCCAGGGTCCAGGCAGCATCAACCTGAACGGCTCCCGCACCATCACCGTCCAGAACATCGGTTCACTCACAGACCTCACCATCGCCGCCGTGTTAGCCGATGGCAGTGAATCCTCCGGCATCACCAAAAACGGCCCCGGCACCCTGGTCCTTCAGGGTGCCAACACCTACTCCGGAGCCACCCTGCTGAATATCGGCAGTTTGATCATTCAGGGAAATTCCGGCAGCATCGCCAGCAGCAGCGAACTCAACATCGCCGCCGCCCTCACCGCCACCATCGGCAGCCTGGCGGATACAGCCAGCGTCAACCGCCTGGGCGATACCGCCGACATCACCCTGAACAGCAGCGCCGCAGGCGGCTCCACGCTCATTTACAACGGCCCAGACCTGGCCGTGGCAGGCATCCATCAGGAAACCGCCGGCACCCTCACCTGGGCAGGCAATCACCGCAACTCCCTCACCCTGCAACCTGGGGATGGAGACCAGGTCGAACTCCGTTTTTCATCCCTCATCCGCACCGAAAACCCCACAGGCTATGTCCGTGGCAACCAGCTTGGCTCAGCCGCAGGAACCGCCAATTCCTCCCGCCTCTTTTTTGACACCGCCCCCACCCTCACGGGCGGCATCGTCCCATGGCTCATCGTACACGGCCTGGAGGAAAATGCCATCCCCGCCTTCGCCACCTACGATGCCACCACAGGCCTCAAAGCACAGACTGGCACCGTCGCCCCCGGCAGCGCCACTACAGGATCAAACGTCCTCAAATCAGCCGCTGGGACCGTCAGCATCAACACCAGCGTCAATGTCAATTCATGGACCAACAGCGCCACTGGCAATACCAACCTGGGAGCCAACGTCACCCTCGGCATCCAAAGCGGTGCCCTGCTCTTCACCAGCAACGGCAACATTAATTCAGGCACGCTGGACCTGGGCAGCGCCCATCCAGGTTTCTTTCACCTCGTCAGCACAGGGAACGTCACGGCTGCCATCAGCAGCACCATCACCGGCACCCAGGGCCTCACCCTCAGCGGCTCAGGCACCGGCACCAGAACACTTACCCTCAGCGGTAACAATACCTTCACCGGAGGCGTCAATGTTTATACAGGCATCCTCAACATCACCAACGCCGGAGCCCTAAATGCCAACGGAACGAACTCACTCACAGTTCAAATGGGCGGCAGCGTACGCCTCAACGGAAACTCCATCACCGTCAGCGGACTGGAAGGAAACGGAAACATCAACAGCTTCACCGGCAGCACCACCGCCATCCTGCGGGTGAACGGCGGCGGGCAGTTCGACGGCACTTTGACCAACGGCACCAATGGCACCCTGGGCCTAACCAAATCTGGCACCACGGCTCTCGTTCTGGCGGGTGCCAATACCTACACCGGCCCGACAGTCGTGCAAAACGGTGTCCTCCACATCAATGCCACCGGCGGCAACGCAGGCACAAACGGCAGCCTCATCGGAACCAGCAGCATTCACGTCCAGCAGGGGGCCGTCCTCCGCATCAACAACGGCAATGCCAACAACAACAATACCAACCGGCTGGATGACACCGCCCCCATCACCCTTTCCGGCGGCACTCTAAACTTTACCATCAACGGCAACAACATCGCTTACTCAGAGACCGTCGGCGTCATCACACTGACCGCCGGAGCCAGCCAGATCTCCTCCGGCCAGGCAGGTGATGCAGGCGGCACCTCCACTCTCACCATCTCCGGCCTCGCCACACGCCCCGTCGGTGCCACCCTAAACTTCAGCGGCACCGGCCTGGGCACCAACCTCCGCAACCGGGTGGAAATCGGCGGCCTCACCCCCGGTTTCCTCGGCGGCTGGGCCACTGTGGGTAACGACTTCGCCAAATACGTCGCCGACCTGGACTCCAACACCGTCGGCAACCAGGGCAGCGTCACCGCCCTGACCGCCGCAGAATACACCACCACTCATGCCAATGATGCCACCACCCCCTGGAGTGCCACCATTCATGCCAAACCCGCCGCTGATCAGGCCGCTGCCCAGGGCATCAACACCTCACGGGAAGTCCTCTCCCTCGTCCTCGCCAATGGCATCGACCTCACCCAGGGCGGCGGCACCCTCGCCATCATCAGCGGCGGCCTCATCAAACTGGGCGGCACGGTGAATACCACGGCCGCAGGAAACCGCAGCCAGATCAATGGTGGCACCCTCACTGCTGGAAACTCCTCCTCCGCAGCGGAACTTTTTGTTCGCGTTACAGGTGCCAATCTAAACATCGGCTCCGTCATCGCCAACAACGCCCAAGGCGGCAGCGTCACTTTCGTCAAATCCGGCGCAGGCACGGTCAATCTCAGTGCCGCCAATACCTTCACCGGCGGCGTCTTCCTCAATGAAGGCAGCCTGCGTGCCAACAACACCACTGGCTCCGCCACTGGCACAGGCAGCATCGTCACCGCGCTCGGCACCACCTTCGGCGGCAGCGGCCTCATCACCCCCGCAGCCAATGCCAGCATCACCGTCAATGGCAGCCTCTCCATCGGCAATCTCAATGACACCGCTGCGGCAGACTTGGGCATCGCCATCTCAGGCACCGGCACCCTCGCCTTGAACAGCATCGTCCAGTTTGATCTCTTCACCAATGCAGGCACCGGCACACTCAATCCCCTCACCGCCGCAGACCTTCTCGACATCGACGCCCCTTCCTGGGCCAATATCAGCCTCGGCAGCGCCTCCACCCTCCAGGTCGCCACTTCCCTCACCTCCACCTCATTCGTCGCGGGGGATTCCTGGAAACTCTTCGACTGGGCCGGCATCGCCGATGGCACCCCTCTCGTCCAGGGCAGCAACGGCTTCGCCCTCCTGGACCTCCCTACCCTGGCCAATGGCCTCTACTGGGACACGTCAGAGCTTTTCACCACGGGATACCTCATCGTCGCCATCCCGGAGCCAGGACGCGCCTCCCTGATCCTCGCCGGGATCGCTCTCGGCTTTCTCCGCCGCCGTCGTTAA
- a CDS encoding YebC/PmpR family DNA-binding transcriptional regulator, with amino-acid sequence MAGHNKWSKVKHIKAVVDVKRGKVFSKLSKELTIAAKNGGSNPDLNARLRSAILAARAANVPNDNIDRAIKKGAGELGGAAIEEITYEGYGPGGVALMVEIVTDNRNRAANDLRVMFDKNQGSFADAGSVAYMFNRMGEIRIEKGNRTEDAITELALEAGADDVQDAGDDWILYTTFEQTFHVASTLREKGVTTKSQNLIYQPSTMVTITDVEVGRAIIKLYDVLDDYDDTQAVHANFEIADEIADELS; translated from the coding sequence ATGGCAGGACATAACAAGTGGTCCAAGGTCAAGCACATCAAGGCCGTGGTGGACGTGAAGCGTGGCAAGGTCTTTAGCAAGCTTTCCAAGGAGCTCACCATCGCCGCCAAGAACGGCGGCTCCAATCCAGATCTGAACGCACGCCTGCGCTCCGCCATCCTGGCGGCCCGTGCTGCCAACGTGCCCAATGACAACATTGACCGCGCCATCAAAAAAGGCGCTGGTGAACTGGGCGGCGCGGCCATTGAAGAGATCACTTATGAAGGCTACGGCCCCGGCGGTGTGGCCCTGATGGTGGAAATCGTCACGGACAACCGCAACCGCGCCGCCAATGACCTGCGTGTGATGTTTGACAAGAACCAGGGCAGCTTCGCCGATGCTGGCAGCGTGGCCTACATGTTTAACCGCATGGGTGAAATCCGCATCGAAAAAGGCAACCGCACCGAAGACGCTATCACCGAGCTGGCTCTCGAAGCCGGAGCTGATGATGTGCAGGATGCCGGTGATGACTGGATCCTTTACACCACCTTTGAACAGACCTTCCATGTGGCCAGCACGCTGCGTGAGAAAGGCGTGACCACGAAGTCACAAAACCTCATCTACCAGCCTAGCACCATGGTGACCATCACCGATGTGGAGGTGGGCCGTGCCATCATCAAGCTCTACGACGTCCTGGACGATTACGACGACACCCAGGCCGTGCACGCGAACTTCGAAATCGCCGACGAGATCGCCGATGAACTTTCCTAA
- the rho gene encoding transcription termination factor Rho — protein sequence MSEELLLDLSETSTKTAKKATAKKAVAKKAVTKKVAATKVAAKKTAAKKTAAVKESPAPVAEVIVQAAPPPAPIVEEALPPETAVAKKAKPVRKSAVLKKAAEMLAQMQADASVAESAKPVVNEVAPVTTPAPAAPPAPAVVAAPPIVEEAAIVPPPAQAAAPAPVSTPAMAEPAVHAPAAAPQPGYSAPAPAGEGPQERRKSKFERWKERRERFRQEKIARQQGGGGQPNNREGDRQPNQRGDNERQPNREGEGYSNNRDSEGQGQGRGQRHPRHQHHNDAQAGGGDEERARAEIPMGPPEVADGILEMTPKGYGFLRQRDRMYIQHPNDAFISADFIRQYTLREGMQIVGVAQKGQRGLQVTSVSEVNGRAPEAMRDLPLFEELKAINPNKKIQLETVKDRVTTRVIDMFTPVGRGQRGLIVAPPRAGKTTLLQHIAEAVVANHPNMHLMILLVDERPEEVTEFKRILPKAEIYASSNDQDIKSHTRIAAFAVERAKRLVECGEHVFMLMDSITRLARAFNNAKSGGATMSGGMGVGAMEIPRRLFAAARNTRQAGSLTVLATALVETGSRMDDMIFQEFKGTGNMELVLDRKIAEQFYYPAVNIFKSGTRREELLLQPFQLDKIHMLRRGLAGHKPIDAIQRVLQLMERYPSNAQMLVDLPNKS from the coding sequence ATGAGCGAAGAACTCCTGCTCGACCTGTCCGAGACCTCCACCAAGACTGCCAAAAAGGCTACCGCCAAGAAAGCGGTGGCTAAAAAAGCAGTGACCAAGAAAGTGGCGGCCACCAAGGTCGCTGCGAAGAAAACCGCTGCCAAAAAAACGGCCGCAGTCAAAGAGTCTCCCGCCCCGGTTGCGGAGGTCATTGTGCAGGCCGCACCCCCCCCCGCGCCGATCGTTGAGGAAGCTCTGCCTCCAGAAACGGCTGTTGCTAAAAAAGCCAAGCCGGTCCGTAAATCAGCCGTCTTGAAAAAAGCGGCTGAAATGCTGGCTCAGATGCAGGCAGATGCCAGCGTGGCAGAATCTGCAAAGCCAGTGGTGAATGAGGTAGCCCCCGTCACCACACCTGCACCGGCTGCTCCTCCTGCCCCTGCTGTGGTGGCTGCACCGCCCATCGTTGAAGAGGCCGCCATTGTGCCTCCTCCAGCCCAGGCTGCGGCTCCAGCGCCTGTTTCCACCCCCGCCATGGCGGAGCCTGCAGTGCATGCACCCGCCGCAGCTCCCCAGCCCGGATATTCAGCCCCAGCACCTGCAGGGGAAGGTCCTCAGGAGCGCCGCAAGTCCAAGTTTGAACGCTGGAAGGAACGCCGTGAACGTTTCCGCCAGGAAAAAATCGCCCGCCAGCAGGGTGGTGGTGGCCAGCCTAACAATAGGGAGGGTGATCGCCAGCCTAACCAACGGGGCGATAATGAGCGTCAGCCCAACCGTGAAGGTGAAGGATACTCTAACAACAGGGATAGTGAAGGCCAGGGCCAGGGCCGTGGCCAGCGGCATCCGCGTCATCAGCATCATAACGATGCCCAGGCCGGTGGCGGTGATGAGGAGCGTGCACGCGCCGAGATCCCCATGGGTCCGCCTGAAGTGGCCGATGGCATCCTGGAAATGACGCCCAAAGGATACGGCTTCCTGCGCCAGCGGGACCGCATGTACATCCAGCATCCCAATGATGCCTTCATCTCTGCCGACTTCATCCGCCAGTACACCCTTCGTGAAGGCATGCAGATCGTCGGCGTGGCCCAAAAGGGGCAGCGCGGTCTGCAAGTCACCAGTGTCAGTGAGGTCAATGGACGTGCTCCAGAAGCCATGCGCGACCTGCCTTTGTTCGAAGAACTGAAGGCCATCAATCCGAACAAGAAGATCCAGCTTGAGACAGTGAAGGATCGCGTGACTACCCGCGTGATCGACATGTTCACCCCCGTGGGCCGCGGCCAGCGCGGACTCATCGTGGCCCCGCCGCGTGCAGGTAAGACGACCCTCCTCCAGCACATCGCTGAAGCCGTCGTCGCCAACCACCCGAACATGCACCTCATGATCCTGCTGGTGGATGAGCGCCCGGAAGAAGTCACCGAATTCAAGCGCATCCTGCCGAAGGCGGAAATCTACGCCAGCTCCAACGACCAGGACATCAAGAGCCACACCCGCATCGCCGCCTTTGCTGTGGAGCGTGCCAAGCGCCTGGTGGAATGCGGTGAGCATGTCTTCATGCTCATGGATTCCATCACCCGTCTGGCCCGCGCCTTCAACAACGCCAAGTCAGGCGGTGCGACGATGAGCGGTGGTATGGGCGTGGGAGCCATGGAGATTCCCCGCCGTCTGTTCGCCGCCGCGCGTAACACCCGTCAGGCAGGCAGCCTCACCGTCCTGGCCACGGCCCTGGTGGAAACCGGCAGCCGCATGGATGACATGATCTTCCAGGAATTCAAAGGCACCGGTAACATGGAACTTGTCCTGGATCGCAAGATCGCCGAGCAGTTCTACTACCCCGCCGTGAACATCTTCAAGTCCGGCACCCGCCGTGAAGAGCTGCTCCTGCAGCCCTTCCAGCTCGATAAGATCCACATGCTCCGCCGCGGCCTCGCCGGTCACAAACCCATCGATGCCATTCAGCGCGTCCTCCAGCTCATGGAGCGTTACCCAAGCAACGCCCAGATGCTCGTGGACCTGCCTAACAAGAGTTAG